One window of Enterobacter sp. RHBSTW-00175 genomic DNA carries:
- the pdhR gene encoding pyruvate dehydrogenase complex transcriptional repressor PdhR, with protein sequence MAYSKIRQPKLSDVIEQQLEFLILEGTLRPGEKLPPERELAKQFDVSRPSLREAIQRLEAKGLLLRRQGGGTFVQNSLWQSFSDPLVELLSDHPESQFDLLETRHALEGIAAYYAALRSTDEDRVRIRELHQAIERAQQSGDLDAESDAVVQYQIAVTEAAHNVVLLHLLRCMEPMLAQNVRQNFELLYARREMLPLVSNHRTRVFEAIMAGEPEQAREASHRHLAFIEEILLDRSREQSRRERSLRRIQQRKD encoded by the coding sequence ATGGCCTACAGCAAAATTCGCCAACCAAAACTATCCGATGTGATTGAGCAGCAGCTGGAGTTTTTAATCCTCGAAGGGACACTGCGCCCTGGTGAAAAACTCCCGCCTGAACGCGAGCTGGCAAAACAGTTCGACGTTTCCCGTCCCTCGCTGCGTGAGGCAATCCAACGCCTCGAAGCAAAGGGCTTGCTGCTTCGTCGCCAGGGCGGCGGAACCTTTGTGCAAAACAGCCTGTGGCAGAGCTTCAGCGATCCGCTGGTAGAACTTCTCTCTGACCACCCTGAATCCCAGTTTGATCTGCTTGAGACCCGTCACGCGCTTGAAGGTATTGCGGCCTATTACGCCGCCCTTCGCAGCACTGATGAAGATCGCGTGCGTATCCGCGAACTGCATCAGGCCATTGAACGGGCACAGCAGTCCGGCGACTTAGACGCCGAGTCCGATGCCGTCGTCCAGTATCAAATCGCCGTCACCGAGGCAGCACATAATGTGGTTTTACTGCACTTGCTTCGCTGCATGGAGCCGATGCTGGCCCAGAACGTTCGTCAGAATTTTGAATTGTTGTATGCCCGTCGGGAAATGCTTCCGCTGGTCAGCAACCATCGCACCCGAGTATTCGAGGCGATAATGGCCGGGGAACCGGAGCAGGCGCGCGAAGCGTCGCACCGACATCTGGCTTTCATTGAGGAAATCTTGCTGGACCGCAGCCGTGAACAATCGCGTCGCGAACGTTCATTACGCCGCATACAGCAACGAAAGGATTAA
- the aceE gene encoding pyruvate dehydrogenase (acetyl-transferring), homodimeric type, which produces MSERLQNDVDPIETRDWLQAIESVIREEGVERAQYLIDQLLSEARKGGVKVASGAGANNYVNTIAVEDEPEYPGNLDLERRIRSAIRWNAIMTVLRASKKDLELGGHMASFQSSATVYEVCFNHFFRAANEKDGGDLVYFQGHISPGIYARAFLEGRLTEEQMNNFRQEVHGKGLSSYPHPKLMPEFWQFPTVSMGLGPIGAIYQAKFLKYLEHRGLKDTSEQTVYAFLGDGEMDEPESKGAITIATREKLDNLCFIINCNLQRLDGPVTGNGKIINELEGIFSGAGWNVIKVMWGGRWDELLRKDTSGKLIQLMNETVDGDYQTFKSKDGAYVREHFFGKYPETAALVADWTDEQIWALNRGGHDPKKVYAALKKAQDTKGKATVILAHTIKGYGMGDTAEGKNIAHQVKKMNMDGVRHIRDRFNVPVTDEQVENLSYITFPEGSEEHKYLHERRQALKGYLPARQPNFTEKLELPALEDFSQLLEEQNKEISTTIAFVRALNVMLKNKSIKDRLVPIIADEARTFGMEGLFRQIGIYSPNGQQYTPQDREQVAYYKEDEKGQILQEGINELGAGASWLAAATSYSTNNLPMIPFYIYYSMFGFQRIGDLCWQAGDQQARGFLVGGTSGRTTLNGEGLQHEDGHSHIQSLTIPNCISYDPSYAYEVAVIMHDGLTRMYGEAQENIYYYITTLNENYHMPAMPAGAEEGIRKGIYKLETVAGSKGKVQLLGSGSILRHVREAAQILANDYGVGSDVYSVTSFTELARDGQDCERWNMLHPMETPRVPYIAQVMNDAPAVASTDYMKLFAEQVRTYVPADDYRVLGTDGFGRSDSRENLRHHFEVDASYVVVAALGELAKRGEIDKKVVADAITKFNIDAEKVNPRLA; this is translated from the coding sequence ATGTCAGAACGTCTCCAAAATGACGTGGATCCGATCGAAACTCGCGACTGGCTACAGGCGATCGAATCGGTCATCCGTGAAGAAGGTGTTGAGCGTGCTCAGTATCTGATTGATCAGCTGCTTTCTGAAGCCCGTAAAGGCGGTGTGAAAGTGGCTTCAGGTGCAGGGGCTAACAACTACGTAAACACGATTGCCGTCGAAGACGAACCGGAATACCCGGGCAATCTGGATCTGGAACGTCGTATCCGTTCTGCAATTCGCTGGAACGCCATCATGACCGTTCTGCGCGCATCCAAGAAAGACCTGGAACTGGGCGGCCACATGGCTTCCTTCCAGTCTTCTGCAACCGTTTACGAAGTGTGCTTCAACCACTTCTTCCGTGCAGCTAACGAGAAAGACGGCGGCGATCTGGTGTACTTCCAGGGCCACATCTCTCCGGGCATCTATGCACGTGCATTCCTGGAAGGTCGTCTGACTGAAGAGCAGATGAACAACTTCCGCCAGGAAGTTCACGGTAAAGGTCTGTCTTCTTACCCGCACCCTAAACTGATGCCAGAATTCTGGCAGTTCCCGACCGTTTCTATGGGTCTGGGTCCAATCGGCGCGATCTACCAGGCTAAATTCCTGAAATATCTGGAACACCGTGGCCTGAAAGATACTTCTGAGCAAACCGTATACGCCTTCCTGGGCGACGGCGAAATGGATGAACCAGAATCTAAAGGTGCGATCACCATCGCAACCCGTGAGAAGCTGGACAACCTGTGCTTCATCATCAACTGTAACCTGCAACGTCTGGATGGTCCGGTAACCGGCAACGGCAAGATCATCAACGAACTGGAAGGCATCTTCAGCGGTGCTGGCTGGAACGTGATTAAAGTCATGTGGGGCGGTCGTTGGGATGAGCTGCTGCGTAAAGATACCAGCGGTAAACTGATCCAGCTGATGAACGAAACCGTTGACGGTGACTATCAGACCTTCAAATCCAAAGACGGTGCCTACGTTCGCGAGCACTTCTTCGGCAAATATCCTGAAACCGCAGCACTGGTTGCAGACTGGACTGATGAGCAGATCTGGGCCCTGAACCGTGGTGGTCACGATCCGAAGAAAGTCTACGCTGCACTGAAAAAAGCGCAGGACACCAAAGGTAAAGCGACTGTAATCCTGGCCCACACCATCAAAGGTTACGGCATGGGTGATACCGCAGAAGGTAAAAACATCGCTCACCAGGTGAAGAAAATGAACATGGACGGCGTGCGTCATATCCGCGACCGTTTCAACGTTCCAGTGACCGATGAGCAGGTAGAAAACCTGTCTTACATCACCTTCCCGGAAGGTTCTGAAGAGCACAAGTACCTGCACGAACGTCGTCAGGCGCTGAAAGGCTACCTGCCAGCTCGCCAGCCTAACTTCACCGAGAAACTGGAACTGCCAGCGCTGGAAGACTTCTCTCAGCTGCTGGAAGAGCAGAACAAAGAAATTTCTACCACTATCGCTTTCGTTCGTGCCCTGAACGTCATGCTGAAGAACAAGTCGATCAAAGATCGTCTGGTTCCAATCATCGCTGACGAAGCGCGTACTTTCGGTATGGAAGGTCTGTTCCGTCAGATCGGTATCTACAGCCCGAACGGCCAGCAGTACACCCCGCAGGACCGTGAGCAGGTTGCATACTACAAAGAAGACGAAAAAGGTCAGATCCTTCAGGAAGGTATCAACGAACTGGGTGCTGGCGCATCCTGGCTGGCTGCTGCGACCTCTTACAGCACCAACAACCTGCCAATGATCCCGTTCTACATCTACTACTCCATGTTCGGTTTCCAGCGTATCGGTGACCTGTGCTGGCAGGCAGGCGACCAACAGGCTCGCGGCTTCCTGGTAGGTGGTACTTCCGGTCGTACGACCCTGAACGGCGAAGGTTTGCAGCACGAAGATGGTCACAGCCACATTCAGTCTCTGACTATCCCTAACTGTATCTCTTACGACCCGTCTTACGCGTACGAAGTGGCTGTCATCATGCACGACGGTCTGACCCGTATGTACGGTGAAGCACAAGAGAACATTTACTACTACATCACCACGCTGAACGAAAACTACCACATGCCGGCAATGCCAGCAGGTGCCGAGGAAGGTATCCGTAAAGGTATCTATAAACTCGAAACCGTTGCAGGTAGCAAAGGCAAAGTTCAGCTGCTGGGCTCCGGTTCTATCCTGCGTCACGTACGTGAAGCGGCACAGATCCTGGCGAACGACTACGGTGTAGGTTCTGATGTGTACAGCGTAACTTCCTTCACTGAACTGGCGCGTGATGGCCAGGATTGTGAGCGCTGGAACATGCTGCACCCAATGGAAACTCCGCGCGTTCCGTACATCGCTCAGGTGATGAACGATGCACCAGCGGTAGCGTCTACTGACTATATGAAACTGTTCGCTGAGCAGGTTCGTACTTACGTACCAGCTGATGATTATCGCGTACTGGGTACTGACGGCTTCGGTCGTTCTGACAGCCGCGAAAACCTGCGTCATCACTTCGAAGTTGATGCTTCTTACGTGGTTGTAGCAGCACTGGGCGAACTGGCTAAACGTGGCGAAATCGATAAGAAAGTGGTTGCGGATGCAATTACCAAATTCAACATCGATGCAGAAAAAGTTAACCCGCGTCTGGCGTAA
- the aceF gene encoding pyruvate dehydrogenase complex dihydrolipoyllysine-residue acetyltransferase, translating into MAIEINVPDIGADEVEITEILVKVGDKVEAEQSLITVEGDKASMEVPSPQAGIVKEIKVSVGDKTETGKLIMIFDSADGAAAAAPAQEEKKAAPAAAPAAAAAAKEVNVPDIGGDEVEVTEILVKVGDTVAAEQSLITVEGDKASMEVPAPFAGTVKEIKINTGDKVSTGSLIMVFEVAGAAPAAAPAQAAAPAAAAPAVAGGAKDVNVPDIGGDEVEVTEVMVKVGDKVAAEQSLITVEGDKASMEVPAPFAGIVKEIKISTGDKVSTGSLIMIFEVEGAAPVAAAAAPAPAAAPAQAAKPAAAPAAKAEGKSEFAENDAYVHATPLIRRLAREFGVNLAKVKGTGRKGRILREDVQTYVKDAVKRAEAAPAAATGGGIPGMLPWPKVDFSKFGEIEEVELGRIQKISGANLSRNWVMIPHVTHFDKTDITDLEAFRKQQNAEAEKRKLDVKFTPVVFIMKAVAAALEQMPRFNSSLSEDGQKLTLKKYINIGVAVDTPNGLVVPVFKDVNKKSITELSRELTVISKKARDGKLTAGEMQGGCFTISSIGGLGTTHFAPIVNAPEVAILGVSKSAMEPVWNGKEFMPRLMMPISLSFDHRVIDGADGARFITIINNTLSDIRRLVM; encoded by the coding sequence ATGGCTATCGAAATCAATGTACCGGACATCGGGGCTGATGAAGTTGAAATCACCGAGATCCTGGTCAAAGTAGGCGACAAAGTTGAAGCTGAACAGTCGCTGATCACCGTAGAAGGCGACAAAGCCTCTATGGAAGTCCCGTCTCCTCAGGCTGGCATCGTTAAAGAGATCAAAGTCTCTGTTGGCGATAAAACCGAGACTGGCAAACTGATCATGATTTTCGATTCCGCCGACGGTGCAGCAGCTGCTGCACCTGCGCAGGAAGAGAAGAAAGCTGCTCCGGCTGCTGCTCCAGCAGCTGCCGCGGCCGCGAAAGAAGTTAACGTGCCTGACATCGGCGGTGACGAAGTTGAAGTCACTGAAATCCTGGTGAAAGTGGGCGATACCGTTGCGGCTGAGCAGTCTCTGATCACTGTAGAAGGCGACAAAGCCTCTATGGAAGTTCCGGCTCCGTTCGCGGGTACCGTTAAAGAGATCAAGATCAACACCGGTGACAAAGTGTCTACGGGTTCTCTGATCATGGTCTTCGAAGTGGCGGGTGCTGCACCTGCTGCTGCGCCTGCACAGGCAGCTGCTCCGGCGGCCGCGGCTCCAGCTGTTGCTGGCGGCGCGAAAGACGTTAACGTACCAGACATCGGCGGTGACGAAGTTGAAGTGACCGAAGTGATGGTGAAAGTGGGCGATAAAGTTGCCGCTGAACAGTCACTGATCACCGTAGAAGGCGACAAGGCTTCCATGGAAGTTCCTGCGCCATTCGCGGGTATCGTTAAAGAGATCAAGATCAGCACCGGCGACAAAGTCTCTACCGGCTCGCTTATCATGATCTTCGAAGTGGAAGGCGCTGCGCCTGTTGCTGCTGCTGCAGCTCCAGCACCTGCTGCTGCACCGGCTCAGGCAGCTAAACCTGCTGCTGCCCCTGCTGCGAAAGCAGAAGGCAAATCTGAGTTCGCTGAAAACGATGCTTACGTTCACGCAACTCCGTTGATTCGTCGCCTGGCGCGCGAATTCGGTGTGAACCTGGCGAAAGTTAAAGGTACTGGCCGTAAAGGTCGTATCCTGCGCGAAGACGTGCAGACTTACGTGAAAGACGCGGTGAAACGCGCTGAAGCGGCTCCAGCTGCTGCCACCGGTGGCGGTATCCCGGGAATGCTGCCATGGCCGAAAGTGGACTTCAGCAAGTTTGGCGAAATCGAAGAAGTTGAACTGGGTCGTATCCAGAAAATCTCTGGTGCTAACCTGAGCCGTAACTGGGTAATGATCCCGCACGTTACGCACTTTGACAAAACCGATATCACCGATCTGGAAGCGTTCCGTAAACAGCAGAACGCCGAAGCTGAGAAGCGTAAACTGGACGTGAAATTCACCCCAGTGGTCTTCATCATGAAAGCGGTCGCTGCGGCTCTGGAACAGATGCCACGCTTCAACAGCTCCCTGTCCGAAGATGGCCAGAAGCTGACGCTGAAGAAATACATCAACATCGGTGTTGCGGTTGATACGCCAAATGGTCTGGTTGTTCCGGTCTTCAAAGACGTGAACAAGAAGAGCATCACTGAGCTGTCCCGCGAACTGACCGTGATCTCCAAAAAAGCGCGTGATGGCAAGCTGACTGCTGGCGAAATGCAGGGCGGTTGCTTCACCATCTCCAGCATCGGCGGCCTGGGTACTACCCACTTCGCACCGATTGTTAACGCGCCGGAAGTGGCAATCCTTGGTGTGTCCAAGTCCGCGATGGAGCCTGTGTGGAATGGCAAAGAGTTCATGCCGCGTCTGATGATGCCAATCTCTCTGTCCTTCGACCACCGCGTGATCGACGGTGCTGATGGTGCGCGTTTCATTACCATCATCAATAACACCCTGAGCGACATTCGCCGCCTGGTGATGTAA
- the lpdA gene encoding dihydrolipoyl dehydrogenase, translating into MSTEIKTQVVVLGAGPAGYSAAFRAADLGLETVIVERYSTLGGVCLNVGCIPSKALLHVAKVIEEAKALAEHGIVFGEPKTDIDKIRTWKEKVITQLTGGLAGMAKGRKVKVVNGLGKFTGANTLEVEGENGKTVINFDNAIIAAGSRPIELPFIPHEDPRVWDSTDALELKTVPKRLLVMGGGIIGLEMGTVYHALGSDIDVVEMFDQVIPAADKDIVKVFTKRISKKFNLMLETKVTAVEAKEDGIYVSMEGKKAPAEPQRYDAVLVAIGRVPNGKNLDAGKAGVEVDDRGFIRVDKQLRTNVPHIFAIGDIVGQPMLAHKGVHEGHVAAEVIAGMKHYFDPKVIPSIAYTEPEVAWVGLTEKEAKEKGISYETATFPWAASGRAIASDCADGMTKLIFDKETHRVIGGAIVGTNGGELLGEIGLAIEMGCDAEDIALTIHAHPTLHESVGLAAEVFEGSITDLPNAKAKKK; encoded by the coding sequence ATGAGCACAGAAATCAAAACTCAGGTCGTAGTACTTGGGGCAGGCCCGGCAGGTTACTCCGCAGCATTCCGCGCCGCGGATTTAGGTCTGGAAACCGTCATCGTAGAACGTTACAGCACCCTCGGTGGTGTTTGTCTGAACGTCGGCTGTATCCCTTCTAAAGCGCTGCTGCACGTAGCCAAAGTTATCGAAGAAGCCAAAGCTCTGGCTGAACACGGTATCGTCTTCGGCGAGCCGAAAACTGATATCGACAAAATTCGTACCTGGAAAGAGAAAGTTATCACTCAGCTGACCGGCGGTCTGGCGGGTATGGCCAAAGGCCGTAAAGTGAAAGTGGTAAACGGTCTGGGTAAATTCACCGGCGCGAACACCCTGGAAGTGGAAGGCGAAAACGGCAAAACCGTGATCAACTTCGACAACGCGATCATCGCGGCGGGCTCTCGTCCAATCGAACTGCCATTCATTCCACATGAAGATCCACGTGTGTGGGACTCCACCGATGCGCTGGAACTGAAAACCGTTCCAAAACGCCTGCTGGTTATGGGTGGCGGTATCATCGGTCTGGAAATGGGTACTGTGTACCATGCGCTGGGTTCAGATATTGACGTGGTTGAAATGTTCGACCAGGTTATCCCGGCTGCTGACAAAGACATCGTTAAAGTCTTCACCAAACGCATCAGCAAGAAATTCAACCTGATGCTGGAAACCAAAGTGACTGCCGTTGAAGCGAAAGAAGACGGTATTTACGTTTCCATGGAAGGCAAAAAAGCCCCTGCGGAACCACAGCGTTACGACGCCGTGCTGGTTGCTATTGGCCGTGTGCCGAACGGTAAAAACCTCGACGCGGGCAAAGCTGGCGTGGAAGTTGACGACCGTGGCTTCATCCGCGTTGACAAACAGCTGCGCACCAACGTGCCGCACATCTTTGCAATCGGCGATATCGTCGGTCAGCCAATGCTGGCACACAAAGGTGTTCACGAAGGTCACGTTGCCGCTGAAGTTATCGCCGGCATGAAACACTACTTCGATCCGAAAGTGATCCCATCTATCGCTTACACCGAGCCAGAAGTTGCCTGGGTTGGTCTGACTGAGAAAGAAGCGAAAGAGAAAGGCATCAGCTACGAAACCGCCACCTTCCCGTGGGCTGCTTCTGGCCGTGCTATCGCTTCCGACTGCGCAGACGGTATGACCAAACTGATCTTCGACAAAGAGACTCACCGTGTGATCGGTGGTGCGATTGTCGGCACCAACGGCGGCGAGCTGCTGGGTGAAATCGGTCTGGCTATCGAAATGGGTTGTGACGCTGAAGATATCGCGCTGACCATCCACGCTCACCCAACTCTGCATGAGTCTGTGGGCCTGGCGGCAGAAGTGTTCGAAGGTAGCATCACCGACCTGCCAAACGCGAAAGCGAAGAAGAAGTAA
- the traT gene encoding conjugal transfer complement resistance protein TraT, giving the protein MSLKKVAVIGLVAAAMTLTGCGAMTTAVKKRNLEVKTQMSETVWLEPSNEKTVYIQVKNTSDKDMSNLQTLLANDLVAKGYKVTSSPDGAYYWVQANVLKADKMDLRESQGYLKTGYEGAAVGAALGAGITAYNSNSSGAALGVGLAAGLIGMAADAMVEDVNYTMVTDLQISERSKAKVTTDNIAALRQGTSGVKLQTSTEQGDRAKYQTRVVSNANKVNLKFEEAKPVLEAQLAKSVANIL; this is encoded by the coding sequence ATGTCTTTGAAGAAAGTTGCGGTGATTGGCTTAGTGGCAGCAGCGATGACGCTGACCGGGTGTGGCGCGATGACCACCGCGGTGAAAAAACGTAATCTGGAAGTGAAAACCCAGATGAGCGAAACCGTCTGGCTGGAGCCATCAAACGAAAAAACGGTCTACATCCAGGTTAAAAATACCTCTGATAAAGACATGAGCAACCTGCAAACCCTGCTGGCTAATGATCTTGTTGCCAAAGGCTATAAGGTGACCAGCTCCCCTGATGGCGCCTACTACTGGGTGCAGGCTAACGTTCTGAAAGCGGACAAAATGGATCTGCGTGAATCTCAGGGTTACCTGAAAACTGGCTACGAAGGTGCTGCTGTGGGTGCTGCACTGGGCGCGGGTATCACCGCGTACAACAGCAACTCTTCCGGTGCCGCGCTGGGCGTGGGTCTGGCGGCTGGCCTGATTGGTATGGCGGCGGATGCAATGGTGGAAGACGTGAACTACACCATGGTGACCGACCTGCAGATCTCTGAGCGTAGTAAAGCGAAAGTCACCACTGATAACATCGCGGCGCTGCGCCAGGGAACATCCGGGGTGAAATTGCAAACCAGCACCGAGCAGGGCGATCGCGCGAAATATCAGACCCGCGTGGTGTCTAACGCCAACAAAGTTAACCTGAAGTTCGAAGAAGCGAAGCCGGTGCTGGAAGCCCAGCTGGCAAAATCAGTCGCAAATATTCTGTAA
- a CDS encoding DUF2950 domain-containing protein translates to MNIKLLSGLVLLMVSAIAQAQQHFDTPDKATDALVNAISEQNEAAMSELLGENWRDFLPPEGVDPDAVDRFLRDWKVRHNTVTNGDVAHLVVGDSDWQLPIPVIKTANGWQFDIKEASEEILTREIGRNELAAIEALHAYVDAQQSYYEMNQTYAQKIVSSKGKKDGLYWPITPGEAPSPLGPAFSPSEPGAGYHGYRFRILPDKNNGFAMVAWPVSYGQTGVMSFVINQDDTVYQRDLGKDSEQKAAALTAYSPDKSWEPVAP, encoded by the coding sequence ATGAACATTAAATTACTCAGCGGATTGGTGTTGCTCATGGTTTCAGCCATCGCGCAAGCACAACAACACTTCGACACTCCGGACAAGGCGACAGACGCACTGGTAAATGCAATCAGCGAGCAAAATGAAGCCGCAATGAGCGAACTGCTCGGGGAAAACTGGCGCGATTTCCTGCCGCCTGAAGGGGTCGATCCTGATGCCGTCGACCGCTTCCTGCGCGACTGGAAAGTCCGGCATAACACAGTAACTAACGGCGATGTCGCACATCTGGTGGTGGGCGATAGCGACTGGCAGCTCCCGATACCGGTCATTAAGACCGCAAACGGCTGGCAATTTGATATCAAGGAAGCTTCCGAAGAGATCCTGACACGTGAAATTGGTCGTAATGAACTCGCCGCTATAGAAGCGCTCCACGCTTACGTGGACGCGCAGCAAAGTTATTACGAGATGAACCAGACATATGCGCAGAAAATTGTCAGCTCAAAAGGGAAAAAAGATGGTTTGTACTGGCCCATTACGCCCGGGGAAGCGCCCAGCCCGCTTGGCCCGGCATTCAGCCCGTCAGAGCCTGGGGCCGGCTATCACGGATATCGCTTCCGTATATTGCCCGATAAAAACAACGGCTTTGCGATGGTTGCCTGGCCTGTCAGCTACGGGCAAACGGGAGTGATGAGCTTTGTGATCAATCAGGATGATACCGTTTACCAGCGCGATCTGGGTAAGGATTCAGAGCAAAAAGCCGCAGCCTTAACGGCGTACAGTCCGGATAAATCCTGGGAGCCCGTTGCCCCCTGA
- a CDS encoding DUF3300 domain-containing protein: protein MKLPFKPHLLVLLCSAGLFAASGVMFVKSRATETPVTPAPVAQQPVTPAPAATPAPTAQTAPATPPTYSAAQIDQWVAPIALYPDALLSQILMASTYPANVIQAAQWSKDNPKMQGDAAIQAVASQPWDPSVKSLVAFPQLMSLMGENPPWVQSLGDAFLAQPKDVMDSVQRLRLLAQQTGALKSTPQQTVTTETKPAPAKTVTTESTTTTTTTSPTVIKIESADPQVVYVPTYNPNTVYGTWPNTAYPPTYLPPTTGEQFGNSFVNGLGFSLGVATTYAIFSSIDWDDDDWDHHDHDYDHNGGYNRNGDNNININVDNFNKISGQRLTDANRTWQHNPAYREGVPYPNSQLNNRFHSTNAATGLSATQQKPVNRDNQRQAAMAQMEKSTGKTFPQTARTGTKDAQRQASNQQLKQISQRNNYRGYDTNKTQTAKKANSQQRENRKATAQRQEPRVSQTAQQRNVQQRNTQQRTSQPRANALSGNDSRSGNWQAQQQRGAQSRQVASRNQPQRQASGARSERREVRHR from the coding sequence ATGAAGTTGCCATTTAAGCCACATTTGCTTGTCCTTTTATGCAGTGCCGGGCTGTTTGCCGCCTCTGGCGTTATGTTTGTCAAAAGCCGCGCAACAGAAACCCCCGTCACTCCTGCTCCCGTTGCTCAACAACCTGTAACACCGGCCCCGGCAGCCACACCGGCACCCACAGCGCAAACCGCGCCTGCCACACCACCAACCTACAGTGCCGCGCAAATCGATCAGTGGGTAGCGCCTATTGCGCTTTATCCTGATGCCCTGTTGTCGCAAATATTGATGGCATCCACCTATCCGGCTAACGTTATCCAGGCTGCGCAATGGTCGAAGGACAACCCTAAAATGCAGGGTGATGCCGCCATTCAGGCCGTGGCCAGCCAACCCTGGGATCCCAGCGTGAAATCGCTGGTGGCGTTTCCTCAGCTCATGTCGCTGATGGGCGAAAACCCGCCGTGGGTGCAAAGTCTGGGCGATGCCTTTCTCGCGCAGCCAAAAGACGTGATGGACTCCGTACAACGTCTGCGTTTGCTGGCTCAGCAAACGGGCGCATTAAAATCTACACCACAGCAGACGGTTACCACCGAGACAAAACCTGCCCCGGCGAAAACCGTGACCACCGAGTCGACAACCACGACTACCACCACAAGCCCAACAGTCATCAAGATTGAATCCGCCGATCCGCAGGTGGTTTATGTCCCCACCTATAACCCCAATACGGTTTACGGGACCTGGCCAAACACCGCCTATCCGCCAACCTATCTCCCACCGACCACCGGCGAGCAGTTTGGCAACAGTTTCGTGAACGGTTTAGGCTTCAGCCTGGGCGTGGCGACCACCTACGCCATCTTCAGCAGCATCGACTGGGACGACGACGATTGGGATCACCATGATCACGATTACGACCATAATGGCGGTTACAACCGTAATGGTGATAACAACATCAATATCAACGTTGATAACTTCAATAAAATCAGTGGTCAGCGTCTGACTGACGCTAACCGTACCTGGCAGCATAACCCAGCTTATCGTGAAGGGGTGCCGTACCCAAATAGCCAGCTTAATAACCGCTTCCACTCCACCAACGCAGCAACGGGGCTGAGCGCAACCCAGCAAAAACCGGTTAATCGCGATAACCAGCGCCAGGCTGCAATGGCGCAGATGGAAAAATCGACCGGGAAAACTTTCCCGCAAACGGCGCGCACCGGCACAAAAGATGCTCAGCGTCAGGCGTCGAATCAGCAACTGAAGCAGATTTCTCAGCGTAATAACTATCGGGGTTACGACACCAACAAAACGCAGACCGCGAAAAAGGCCAACTCTCAGCAGAGAGAGAATCGTAAAGCGACGGCACAAAGACAGGAGCCACGGGTTTCGCAAACGGCACAGCAGCGCAATGTGCAACAACGAAATACTCAGCAACGCACAAGCCAGCCGCGTGCCAACGCCCTGAGTGGAAACGATAGCCGCTCCGGGAACTGGCAAGCTCAGCAGCAGCGTGGCGCGCAGAGCCGTCAGGTTGCCTCGCGCAATCAGCCGCAACGACAAGCCTCTGGCGCACGGTCTGAACGCCGTGAAGTCCGTCATCGTTAA